From a single Pieris napi chromosome 7, ilPieNapi1.2, whole genome shotgun sequence genomic region:
- the LOC125051326 gene encoding uncharacterized protein LOC125051326 isoform X1, translating to MWSVSALLCLLVAGCVNSENSTLIDEDVCEVEGPFSLLLEEWATSEPATQRQGRVMALPPTKGYYVTERIDGPLMPPPLPPGPQTHHNSGRPIPLQPNSPYNSAPPQGYKGPYGYKEWDTSPPANGKIVNKPPYKDKFRPSYQAPPSPPRPQQPNSIDRVDDPPRKQVTETDLFLLSAIEKLVYRADLMEKRLRKLEETLHYIVAGNDPKPEPCAGNYSRVGGVCYEWSTEPADWKGASIACRKQKAALLELQHDADKRQLLSKLLSDKQFKGKDFWTGGLNPGLLWIWSHSAKPVEASNSTSIVGEGRCLALVYDPAINNYVYRGQDCALKHRYICQKEEDKTKLSNEVQRVARELHVDRTRKSKLLWDESV from the exons ATGTGGTCAGTGAGCGCGTTATTATGTCTGTTAGTTGCTGGCTGTGTGAATTCAGAGAACAGCACCCTCATCGATGAAGATGTATGCGAGGTTGAAGGACCCTTTAGCCTGCTGCTCGAGGAGTGGGCCACTTCGGAACCAGCAACCCAGAGACAAg GTCGTGTGATGGCTCTGCCGCCGACAAAAGGCTACTACGTCACAGAAAGAATTGACGGACCCCTAATGCCCCCACCACTACCACCTGGCCCCCAAACACACCACAATTCTGGAAGACCAATACCGCTTCAACCCAATTCTCCGTACAACAGTGCACCCCCACAGGGGTACAAAGGACCCTATGGTTACAAAGAGTGGGACACCTCTCCGCCGGCCAATGGAAAAATTGTCAACAAGCCCCCTTATAAAGACAAATTTAGACCGAGCtat caGGCACCACCGTCTCCTCCTAGACCGCAACAGCCCAACTCTATCGATCGAGTAGACGACCCACCCCGCAAGCAGGTCACAGAAACAGATTTGTTCTTGCTAAGCGCCATCGAAAAACTCGTGTACCGTGCCGACCTTATGGAGAAACGCTTGAGGAAACTTGAAGAAACTTTGCACTATATTGTCGCTGGAAATGACCCTAAACCAG AACCCTGCGCCGGTAACTACAGTCGTGTAGGCGGAGTCTGTTACGAGTGGTCAACTGAGCCCGCGGACTGGAAAGGCGCCAGCATCGCCTGTCGGAAGCAAAAAGCTGCCTTGCTTGAACTGCAACACGACGCTGATAAAAGGCAGCTACTCTCCAAACTGCTCAGCGATAAGCAATTCAAAG GCAAAGACTTTTGGACTGGTGGACTAAACCCTGGCTTACTTTGGATCTGGTCACACTCAGCTAAGCCAGTCGAGGCTTCCAACTCTACCAGTATCGTTGGCGAGGGCCGCTGTCTGGCGCTCGTGTATGACCCGGCTATTAACAACTACGTATATCGTGGACAGGACTGCGCACTTAAACATCGCTACATATGCCAAAAGGAAGAAGATAAAACCAAGCTAAGCAATGAGGTGCAACGTGTCGCGAGGGAACTTCACGTAGATAGAACAAGGAAGTCCAAACTGCTTTGGGATGAATCGGTGTAA
- the LOC125051326 gene encoding uncharacterized protein LOC125051326 isoform X2, translating into MWSVSALLCLLVAGCVNSENSTLIDEDVCEVEGPFSLLLEEWATSEPATQRQGRVMALPPTKGYYVTERIDGPLMPPPLPPGPQTHHNSGRPIPLQPNSPYNSAPPQGYKGPYGYKEWDTSPPANGKIVNKPPYKDKFRPSYAPPSPPRPQQPNSIDRVDDPPRKQVTETDLFLLSAIEKLVYRADLMEKRLRKLEETLHYIVAGNDPKPEPCAGNYSRVGGVCYEWSTEPADWKGASIACRKQKAALLELQHDADKRQLLSKLLSDKQFKGKDFWTGGLNPGLLWIWSHSAKPVEASNSTSIVGEGRCLALVYDPAINNYVYRGQDCALKHRYICQKEEDKTKLSNEVQRVARELHVDRTRKSKLLWDESV; encoded by the exons ATGTGGTCAGTGAGCGCGTTATTATGTCTGTTAGTTGCTGGCTGTGTGAATTCAGAGAACAGCACCCTCATCGATGAAGATGTATGCGAGGTTGAAGGACCCTTTAGCCTGCTGCTCGAGGAGTGGGCCACTTCGGAACCAGCAACCCAGAGACAAg GTCGTGTGATGGCTCTGCCGCCGACAAAAGGCTACTACGTCACAGAAAGAATTGACGGACCCCTAATGCCCCCACCACTACCACCTGGCCCCCAAACACACCACAATTCTGGAAGACCAATACCGCTTCAACCCAATTCTCCGTACAACAGTGCACCCCCACAGGGGTACAAAGGACCCTATGGTTACAAAGAGTGGGACACCTCTCCGCCGGCCAATGGAAAAATTGTCAACAAGCCCCCTTATAAAGACAAATTTAGACCGAGCtat GCACCACCGTCTCCTCCTAGACCGCAACAGCCCAACTCTATCGATCGAGTAGACGACCCACCCCGCAAGCAGGTCACAGAAACAGATTTGTTCTTGCTAAGCGCCATCGAAAAACTCGTGTACCGTGCCGACCTTATGGAGAAACGCTTGAGGAAACTTGAAGAAACTTTGCACTATATTGTCGCTGGAAATGACCCTAAACCAG AACCCTGCGCCGGTAACTACAGTCGTGTAGGCGGAGTCTGTTACGAGTGGTCAACTGAGCCCGCGGACTGGAAAGGCGCCAGCATCGCCTGTCGGAAGCAAAAAGCTGCCTTGCTTGAACTGCAACACGACGCTGATAAAAGGCAGCTACTCTCCAAACTGCTCAGCGATAAGCAATTCAAAG GCAAAGACTTTTGGACTGGTGGACTAAACCCTGGCTTACTTTGGATCTGGTCACACTCAGCTAAGCCAGTCGAGGCTTCCAACTCTACCAGTATCGTTGGCGAGGGCCGCTGTCTGGCGCTCGTGTATGACCCGGCTATTAACAACTACGTATATCGTGGACAGGACTGCGCACTTAAACATCGCTACATATGCCAAAAGGAAGAAGATAAAACCAAGCTAAGCAATGAGGTGCAACGTGTCGCGAGGGAACTTCACGTAGATAGAACAAGGAAGTCCAAACTGCTTTGGGATGAATCGGTGTAA
- the LOC125051183 gene encoding protocadherin-16 isoform X3, whose translation MSALLYLALLVAAPTIRSQAIQDSRCYLMNGGAVESFFIGEDTPVGSIIGTLSVNGDPEDESGNISLKLQERGAAVGIAPGTKNITLLRVLDREEKLGPSSVYVNVRCDRRHTADPSFVIPVSVRVWDVNDNAPVWSGAPYRARVSELSAVGARVAAATATDPDQPGPHATVHYSVLPGPHSEYIKFLHELDSTLVIAKPLDYERVHNLTLNLRARDAGTPPRYNDTTLYVEVLDADDQNPKFEHEHYVAVIPDDAQDGTELETNPGPIKAWDQDEGINAPLVFSASGPGAERLRVSRDTGRLAATALLLENLPLTVVLKAMQVDNPDRYALATVSVRRRVGRGASAAVELAPGSSMVTPGVTAAAEQKEIKFTRKEYVARLPEDAAVGTLVLTLNTSPHTDRPLQFYVSERSFLEKFAINSLGEVLLRKSLDYETAATYYYQVMVTDGATNDTASLNITVDNVNEWEPRFRYPLYEFRADLDSGQDGGNGQSGASAGLIKVGQLDVYDGDAQDSVTLTLRGLHAPFFYVNAAGELFLRGEAVASLNTTVLHLVATAHDSGAPPRQSSVPVAVHVSGAGLGAEVTSASASGVLATFVVALVLLALAVCALLIYICTVRRRSPKGGAETTDKLSSGVVAATSGSLQSVSAGATTILDSTSSLDIRQEQNNVKHSQRGPGKSKVAPSPPEAISGAERTAGAGASLMSDHIAGAAGRSGVAWPSTVIPARVKKLSWDDNRHTEANERDSVAEATNPALAEHMNLTVYF comes from the exons CTATCCAGGACAGTCGATGTTACTTGATGAATGGCGGTGCTGTAGAGAGCTTCTTCATCGGCGAAGATACACCCGTTGGTAGTATAATAG GCACATTAAGCGTAAATGGAGACCCGGAAGACGAGTCCGGGAATATATCCCTTAAGTTGCAAGAACGCGGGGCAGCGGTGGGTATCGCTCCTGGGACCAAGAACATCACGCTGCTCAGAGTTCTGGATCGGGAGGAAAAGTTGGGTCCCTCCAGCGTATACGTCAACGTGCGCTGTGACAGGCGGCACACAGCTGATCCT AGTTTCGTGATACCTGTATCAGTACGGGTATGGGATGTGAATGATAACGCGCCAGTGTGGTCGGGAGCTCCCTATCGCGCTCGTGTGTCTGAGCTCAGCGCTGTTGGTGCCCGAGTTGCGGCCGCTACTGCCACAGACCCGGACCAACCAGGACCACATGCAACCGTCCATTACTCTGTGCTGCCGGGACCTCACTCT gagTACATAAAGTTCCTTCACGAATTGGATAGTACGCTGGTCATCGCCAAGCCATTGGACTACGAGCGTGTTCACAATCTGACGTTGAATTTGAGGGCCAGAGACGCGGGTACCCCACCGCGGTACAACGACACCACATTGTACGTGGAAGTGCTGGACGCGGATGACCAAAACCCCAAGTTTGAGCATGAGCACTATGTTGCTGTGATACCTGATGATGCTCAGGAC GGGACGGAACTGGAGACGAATCCAGGGCCAATCAAAGCATGGGATCAGGATGAAGGCATCAACGCGCCTCTCGTGTTTTCCGCTTCTGGACCTGGTGCTGAGAGGCTGCGCGTAAGCCGAGACACTGGTCGTCTCGCTGCCACTGCTCTGCTGCTGGAAAACCTGCCCCTTACTGTTGTACTCAAG GCGATGCAAGTGGACAACCCGGACCGATACGCGTTAGCCACTGTATCAGTGCGACGAAGAGTGGGGAGGGGGGCTTCTGCAGCAGTTGAACTTGCCCCCGGATCCAGTATGGTCACACCTGGAGTCACAGCTGCAGCTGAGCAGAAAGAGATCAAATTCACGCGAAAAGAGTACGTCGCACGACTGCCAGAGGACGCGGCCGTGGGAACGTTGGTACTCACACTTAACACTTCCCCGCATACTGAT CGTCCCCTCCAGTTCTACGTATCAGAGCGCAGTTTCTTGGAGAAGTTCGCGATCAACTCTTTAGGCGAAGTGCTATTACGAAAGTCCTTGGACTACGAGACTGCTGCCACCTACTACTACCAAGTCATGGTGACAGATGGCGCTACT AACGATACAGCATCATTAAACATAACGGTAGACAATGTGAATGAGTGGGAGCCGCGATTCCGGTATCCCCTCTACGAGTTCCGCGCTGATTTGGACTCGGGGCAAGATGGAGGCAATGGCCAAAGTGGGGCAAGCGCGGGGCTCATCAAAGTGGGGCAGTTAGACGTATACGATGGTGATGCTCAAGATAGTGTTACACTGACTTTAAGAGGACTACATGCGCC GTTTTTCTACGTGAACGCGGCGGGTGAGTTGTTCCTGCGTGGTGAGGCGGTGGCGTCACTCAACACTACGGTGCTACATCTAGTGGCCACCGCACACGATTCCGGGGCACCACCGAGACAG AGTTCGGTCCCAGTAGCAGTACACGTAAGTGGTGCTGGTCTGGGTGCGGAAGTGACGTCAGCGAGTGCTAGTGGTGTCTTGGCTACTTTTGTTGTGGCGTTGGTGCTTCTGGCTTTGGCTGTGTGCGCattactaatatatatttgtacagT CCGTCGCCGTAGCCCCAAAGGTGGTGCCGAAACGACAGACAAACTAAGTAGCGGAGTAGTGGCGGCTACTAGCGGATCTTTACAGAGCGTGTCTGCGGGCGCCACTACTATACTCGATTCCACCTCCAGCCTTGATATACGGCAAGAGCAGAATA ACGTAAAACACTCACAGCGCGGGCCAGGTAAAAGTAAGGTGGCCCCATCTCCACCTGAAGCGATAAGTGGAGCGGAGCGAACAGCGGGAGCGGGAGCGTCGCTTATGAGCGATCACATAGCGGGCGCGGCGGGACGGTCGGGCGTCGCCTGGCCTAGTACGGTAATTCCTGCACGCGTTAAGAAGCTTAGCTGGGACGATAACCGTCACACG gAGGCAAACGAGCGTGACTCCGTAGCGGAAGCGACAAATCCAGCACTCGCTGAACATATGAATCTCACCGTGTACTTCTGA
- the LOC125051183 gene encoding cadherin-22 isoform X2, which translates to MSALLYLALLVAAPTIRSQADKDGRNMPSLAAIALSIRSKAIQDSRCYLMNGGAVESFFIGEDTPVGSIIGTLSVNGDPEDESGNISLKLQERGAAVGIAPGTKNITLLRVLDREEKLGPSSVYVNVRCDRRHTADPSFVIPVSVRVWDVNDNAPVWSGAPYRARVSELSAVGARVAAATATDPDQPGPHATVHYSVLPGPHSEYIKFLHELDSTLVIAKPLDYERVHNLTLNLRARDAGTPPRYNDTTLYVEVLDADDQNPKFEHEHYVAVIPDDAQDGTELETNPGPIKAWDQDEGINAPLVFSASGPGAERLRVSRDTGRLAATALLLENLPLTVVLKAMQVDNPDRYALATVSVRRRVGRGASAAVELAPGSSMVTPGVTAAAEQKEIKFTRKEYVARLPEDAAVGTLVLTLNTSPHTDRPLQFYVSERSFLEKFAINSLGEVLLRKSLDYETAATYYYQVMVTDGATNDTASLNITVDNVNEWEPRFRYPLYEFRADLDSGQDGGNGQSGASAGLIKVGQLDVYDGDAQDSVTLTLRGLHAPFFYVNAAGELFLRGEAVASLNTTVLHLVATAHDSGAPPRQSSVPVAVHVSGAGLGAEVTSASASGVLATFVVALVLLALAVCALLIYICTVRRRSPKGGAETTDKLSSGVVAATSGSLQSVSAGATTILDSTSSLDIRQEQNNVKHSQRGPGKSKVAPSPPEAISGAERTAGAGASLMSDHIAGAAGRSGVAWPSTEANERDSVAEATNPALAEHMNLTVYF; encoded by the exons CTGACAAGGACGGAAGAAATATGCCTTCACTTGCGGCTATTGCGCTCTCTATCCGATCTAAGG CTATCCAGGACAGTCGATGTTACTTGATGAATGGCGGTGCTGTAGAGAGCTTCTTCATCGGCGAAGATACACCCGTTGGTAGTATAATAG GCACATTAAGCGTAAATGGAGACCCGGAAGACGAGTCCGGGAATATATCCCTTAAGTTGCAAGAACGCGGGGCAGCGGTGGGTATCGCTCCTGGGACCAAGAACATCACGCTGCTCAGAGTTCTGGATCGGGAGGAAAAGTTGGGTCCCTCCAGCGTATACGTCAACGTGCGCTGTGACAGGCGGCACACAGCTGATCCT AGTTTCGTGATACCTGTATCAGTACGGGTATGGGATGTGAATGATAACGCGCCAGTGTGGTCGGGAGCTCCCTATCGCGCTCGTGTGTCTGAGCTCAGCGCTGTTGGTGCCCGAGTTGCGGCCGCTACTGCCACAGACCCGGACCAACCAGGACCACATGCAACCGTCCATTACTCTGTGCTGCCGGGACCTCACTCT gagTACATAAAGTTCCTTCACGAATTGGATAGTACGCTGGTCATCGCCAAGCCATTGGACTACGAGCGTGTTCACAATCTGACGTTGAATTTGAGGGCCAGAGACGCGGGTACCCCACCGCGGTACAACGACACCACATTGTACGTGGAAGTGCTGGACGCGGATGACCAAAACCCCAAGTTTGAGCATGAGCACTATGTTGCTGTGATACCTGATGATGCTCAGGAC GGGACGGAACTGGAGACGAATCCAGGGCCAATCAAAGCATGGGATCAGGATGAAGGCATCAACGCGCCTCTCGTGTTTTCCGCTTCTGGACCTGGTGCTGAGAGGCTGCGCGTAAGCCGAGACACTGGTCGTCTCGCTGCCACTGCTCTGCTGCTGGAAAACCTGCCCCTTACTGTTGTACTCAAG GCGATGCAAGTGGACAACCCGGACCGATACGCGTTAGCCACTGTATCAGTGCGACGAAGAGTGGGGAGGGGGGCTTCTGCAGCAGTTGAACTTGCCCCCGGATCCAGTATGGTCACACCTGGAGTCACAGCTGCAGCTGAGCAGAAAGAGATCAAATTCACGCGAAAAGAGTACGTCGCACGACTGCCAGAGGACGCGGCCGTGGGAACGTTGGTACTCACACTTAACACTTCCCCGCATACTGAT CGTCCCCTCCAGTTCTACGTATCAGAGCGCAGTTTCTTGGAGAAGTTCGCGATCAACTCTTTAGGCGAAGTGCTATTACGAAAGTCCTTGGACTACGAGACTGCTGCCACCTACTACTACCAAGTCATGGTGACAGATGGCGCTACT AACGATACAGCATCATTAAACATAACGGTAGACAATGTGAATGAGTGGGAGCCGCGATTCCGGTATCCCCTCTACGAGTTCCGCGCTGATTTGGACTCGGGGCAAGATGGAGGCAATGGCCAAAGTGGGGCAAGCGCGGGGCTCATCAAAGTGGGGCAGTTAGACGTATACGATGGTGATGCTCAAGATAGTGTTACACTGACTTTAAGAGGACTACATGCGCC GTTTTTCTACGTGAACGCGGCGGGTGAGTTGTTCCTGCGTGGTGAGGCGGTGGCGTCACTCAACACTACGGTGCTACATCTAGTGGCCACCGCACACGATTCCGGGGCACCACCGAGACAG AGTTCGGTCCCAGTAGCAGTACACGTAAGTGGTGCTGGTCTGGGTGCGGAAGTGACGTCAGCGAGTGCTAGTGGTGTCTTGGCTACTTTTGTTGTGGCGTTGGTGCTTCTGGCTTTGGCTGTGTGCGCattactaatatatatttgtacagT CCGTCGCCGTAGCCCCAAAGGTGGTGCCGAAACGACAGACAAACTAAGTAGCGGAGTAGTGGCGGCTACTAGCGGATCTTTACAGAGCGTGTCTGCGGGCGCCACTACTATACTCGATTCCACCTCCAGCCTTGATATACGGCAAGAGCAGAATA ACGTAAAACACTCACAGCGCGGGCCAGGTAAAAGTAAGGTGGCCCCATCTCCACCTGAAGCGATAAGTGGAGCGGAGCGAACAGCGGGAGCGGGAGCGTCGCTTATGAGCGATCACATAGCGGGCGCGGCGGGACGGTCGGGCGTCGCCTGGCCTAGTACG gAGGCAAACGAGCGTGACTCCGTAGCGGAAGCGACAAATCCAGCACTCGCTGAACATATGAATCTCACCGTGTACTTCTGA
- the LOC125051183 gene encoding cadherin-22 isoform X1, with protein sequence MSALLYLALLVAAPTIRSQADKDGRNMPSLAAIALSIRSKAIQDSRCYLMNGGAVESFFIGEDTPVGSIIGTLSVNGDPEDESGNISLKLQERGAAVGIAPGTKNITLLRVLDREEKLGPSSVYVNVRCDRRHTADPSFVIPVSVRVWDVNDNAPVWSGAPYRARVSELSAVGARVAAATATDPDQPGPHATVHYSVLPGPHSEYIKFLHELDSTLVIAKPLDYERVHNLTLNLRARDAGTPPRYNDTTLYVEVLDADDQNPKFEHEHYVAVIPDDAQDGTELETNPGPIKAWDQDEGINAPLVFSASGPGAERLRVSRDTGRLAATALLLENLPLTVVLKAMQVDNPDRYALATVSVRRRVGRGASAAVELAPGSSMVTPGVTAAAEQKEIKFTRKEYVARLPEDAAVGTLVLTLNTSPHTDRPLQFYVSERSFLEKFAINSLGEVLLRKSLDYETAATYYYQVMVTDGATNDTASLNITVDNVNEWEPRFRYPLYEFRADLDSGQDGGNGQSGASAGLIKVGQLDVYDGDAQDSVTLTLRGLHAPFFYVNAAGELFLRGEAVASLNTTVLHLVATAHDSGAPPRQSSVPVAVHVSGAGLGAEVTSASASGVLATFVVALVLLALAVCALLIYICTVRRRSPKGGAETTDKLSSGVVAATSGSLQSVSAGATTILDSTSSLDIRQEQNNVKHSQRGPGKSKVAPSPPEAISGAERTAGAGASLMSDHIAGAAGRSGVAWPSTVIPARVKKLSWDDNRHTEANERDSVAEATNPALAEHMNLTVYF encoded by the exons CTGACAAGGACGGAAGAAATATGCCTTCACTTGCGGCTATTGCGCTCTCTATCCGATCTAAGG CTATCCAGGACAGTCGATGTTACTTGATGAATGGCGGTGCTGTAGAGAGCTTCTTCATCGGCGAAGATACACCCGTTGGTAGTATAATAG GCACATTAAGCGTAAATGGAGACCCGGAAGACGAGTCCGGGAATATATCCCTTAAGTTGCAAGAACGCGGGGCAGCGGTGGGTATCGCTCCTGGGACCAAGAACATCACGCTGCTCAGAGTTCTGGATCGGGAGGAAAAGTTGGGTCCCTCCAGCGTATACGTCAACGTGCGCTGTGACAGGCGGCACACAGCTGATCCT AGTTTCGTGATACCTGTATCAGTACGGGTATGGGATGTGAATGATAACGCGCCAGTGTGGTCGGGAGCTCCCTATCGCGCTCGTGTGTCTGAGCTCAGCGCTGTTGGTGCCCGAGTTGCGGCCGCTACTGCCACAGACCCGGACCAACCAGGACCACATGCAACCGTCCATTACTCTGTGCTGCCGGGACCTCACTCT gagTACATAAAGTTCCTTCACGAATTGGATAGTACGCTGGTCATCGCCAAGCCATTGGACTACGAGCGTGTTCACAATCTGACGTTGAATTTGAGGGCCAGAGACGCGGGTACCCCACCGCGGTACAACGACACCACATTGTACGTGGAAGTGCTGGACGCGGATGACCAAAACCCCAAGTTTGAGCATGAGCACTATGTTGCTGTGATACCTGATGATGCTCAGGAC GGGACGGAACTGGAGACGAATCCAGGGCCAATCAAAGCATGGGATCAGGATGAAGGCATCAACGCGCCTCTCGTGTTTTCCGCTTCTGGACCTGGTGCTGAGAGGCTGCGCGTAAGCCGAGACACTGGTCGTCTCGCTGCCACTGCTCTGCTGCTGGAAAACCTGCCCCTTACTGTTGTACTCAAG GCGATGCAAGTGGACAACCCGGACCGATACGCGTTAGCCACTGTATCAGTGCGACGAAGAGTGGGGAGGGGGGCTTCTGCAGCAGTTGAACTTGCCCCCGGATCCAGTATGGTCACACCTGGAGTCACAGCTGCAGCTGAGCAGAAAGAGATCAAATTCACGCGAAAAGAGTACGTCGCACGACTGCCAGAGGACGCGGCCGTGGGAACGTTGGTACTCACACTTAACACTTCCCCGCATACTGAT CGTCCCCTCCAGTTCTACGTATCAGAGCGCAGTTTCTTGGAGAAGTTCGCGATCAACTCTTTAGGCGAAGTGCTATTACGAAAGTCCTTGGACTACGAGACTGCTGCCACCTACTACTACCAAGTCATGGTGACAGATGGCGCTACT AACGATACAGCATCATTAAACATAACGGTAGACAATGTGAATGAGTGGGAGCCGCGATTCCGGTATCCCCTCTACGAGTTCCGCGCTGATTTGGACTCGGGGCAAGATGGAGGCAATGGCCAAAGTGGGGCAAGCGCGGGGCTCATCAAAGTGGGGCAGTTAGACGTATACGATGGTGATGCTCAAGATAGTGTTACACTGACTTTAAGAGGACTACATGCGCC GTTTTTCTACGTGAACGCGGCGGGTGAGTTGTTCCTGCGTGGTGAGGCGGTGGCGTCACTCAACACTACGGTGCTACATCTAGTGGCCACCGCACACGATTCCGGGGCACCACCGAGACAG AGTTCGGTCCCAGTAGCAGTACACGTAAGTGGTGCTGGTCTGGGTGCGGAAGTGACGTCAGCGAGTGCTAGTGGTGTCTTGGCTACTTTTGTTGTGGCGTTGGTGCTTCTGGCTTTGGCTGTGTGCGCattactaatatatatttgtacagT CCGTCGCCGTAGCCCCAAAGGTGGTGCCGAAACGACAGACAAACTAAGTAGCGGAGTAGTGGCGGCTACTAGCGGATCTTTACAGAGCGTGTCTGCGGGCGCCACTACTATACTCGATTCCACCTCCAGCCTTGATATACGGCAAGAGCAGAATA ACGTAAAACACTCACAGCGCGGGCCAGGTAAAAGTAAGGTGGCCCCATCTCCACCTGAAGCGATAAGTGGAGCGGAGCGAACAGCGGGAGCGGGAGCGTCGCTTATGAGCGATCACATAGCGGGCGCGGCGGGACGGTCGGGCGTCGCCTGGCCTAGTACGGTAATTCCTGCACGCGTTAAGAAGCTTAGCTGGGACGATAACCGTCACACG gAGGCAAACGAGCGTGACTCCGTAGCGGAAGCGACAAATCCAGCACTCGCTGAACATATGAATCTCACCGTGTACTTCTGA